The genomic stretch ACACATCGGCGTTCTTCCTCAGGAAATCAATGAGGTGGAGCCGGTCCGCTTCGGGGAGCATGGCTCCGACCTTGACGGTTAGGTCGGGTTGGCTCCTCTTCAGGGGTACCTCGATGGGTGGCTCGGGAGGCTCCAGTGGCATTTGCATTACGGGTTCTTACGGGGATCGGGAACCTGAGTTGGGCGCAGCTTTCCTCGGAGAGTAACCGCGGCAAGGTAGCATCGCCTTGACTCCCCTGGGTCACTTCGGGTCCCCCTGATCCCTGTCGAGGTCAAAAATTTGATGGCCCTATGGTAGGTGGAAACCACCACCTTTATCTTGTTGAGTGTTGGGCGGTCGAGAATGACGTTGTAGGCCGAGGGCAGATTGACTACCATAAAGGTGGTCATTATTGTCTTTGCTCTCGGCTCCTCCCCAATGGTGATAGGGAGGACTGTGGTCCCGAGCGGGGAGATGGAGTCCCCTGTGAATCCTATGAGTGCTGATGCCATAGGGGTAAGGTCTCCCCCGGTCAAGCCAAGCCTCTTGAAGGCATCAAAGTAAAGAACATTGGCAGAACTCCCGGTGTCAACCATCACCCTCTTGACTCGGGCATTGGCTATCTAGATGGAGATCACTAGAGCGTTGTCATGATGAGAGCGCTCGGCTTCCCCGGCCTCGAAAGTGATTTCAGGCTCAAACTCAGGCTGGGGGTGTTTCTCAACCGTGCTACGAGCATAGGCCTTTCTCGCCATAGAGCTGCTACCGCCGGCCACTGGTCCCCCGGAGATGACGTTGATTTGCCTCTCAATGGGTCCCCCGGGGCGTGGAGTTGCTTCTCGGGATTTGAAGTAGCGTCCGAGGTGACCTCTTCGGATTAATGCCTTTATTTGATTTTAGAGGTCATGGTAGTCCTCCATGTCATGATCGTAGTCccgattgtcacggacttagctggttttgcctaagttgtgcagcacccttgcgtgtccgtccgcacaggttagcctccccaaagcctctcatggtcccttaggacccacaaaagagaaaacaggttagagaaaatgcctcactcaggattcacaagcaaacatttccgaaaacacttcatagacaatgcaaattacaaacagactttacaagctctaaacagttgcacaacaaagggtaaaatggtccattatagatcaaaaatctctcacaagtgtccacatgacacaacctttatttacaagcctaaagcggccaccaacccaactaaaatgggactattaagccttcggttgtccctctacatgttgtacaaaacataaacataccaaaagacacggacatacataagtattacatcaaccatcctgtttcgaagtttgtccgtgacattctcccccacttattccttcgacgttctcgtcgaagcctttgtgaacactacaactccttacctttgttgagtcttcaatcttctgctctagctgcaatgcgcctcttggctcccaactgccctccgctgctgtttttgagtagtcgaatctttgatccgccatgctgcttcaactcgccaatgactttgactctagtgtggggttggctgagttgtgttgatccctgttggttcctgcgaatcctccagatgaaggaaaagaccatccttactatgcactaGTCTCGCAAATGCTCATACTGCtttaactgggtggatgcttattggagctttaacaagcatcgtctcgcaaacttctgaagtttttgggtccttcctccacaaaatttgcccattaactcttctttcacttagttgtcacttccaagtaggttcgcatcacttctactTTTGATTGgcagttcgttgggaaatgaagcggacaatctactctcagtagcactgatcaccgttggtgaggatttgacaactattgtcttccattatcttcgaagggtctttgaacatgtgcaaagctcctctactggatagataagagaattggggtactcggtttcgcccattctcttaagggttaagaaggcaaaggttacttgacttcacccgcctcctcgaggttgtactccatgcatcgagctggttactggccttcgcctgctctttgctcacacttctgaagcacctgaagtgtttacactccttgcattgatttagctactgtgattcaccttttcaataccatcgaacttctggaatgcaagaagttttcaccccaacttagagtaattctctaatagatttggttgcctctgggattgtaccgtcttctccatcaactccatcgcctactccactgagtagcaaaggtacatcaccacgtactgcctacttcgttccttggtcgtgcactcttgcatgacctgaagtccttcactttcggctatcttgataagaaactcgttgacactagtcttacgaaATTTCTTAGCctttacccttcagccttgtctcggtacttggagtttgcctctgcatgctccacctcctcagcccctttcacgaccaagcgctctctctccatgagagtaagggatcaatgacttttacggaagtcccgcctctgcggtaccatggtgctaccatgcccatggcactactatccgtcgcctcgtatttgcatcccttttcttcacaatcagtagatatgcctctgtggcactcctctgagtccacctccattctaactgatgattgattttgggtagctaagtccctctggactcgtcgctgcttcctcgcccctttcgaccccctgcttcaacacctcgttgttctccaagcagatctctttggtcgatggaaagacagactgcaactcccatgcatggcctctgccatcgcattatagggtttgcaccgattatgttctccttagcttccttggtagcaatgtttgcttactcgacattgtcctttgacttgccgggctctcttaagcgaatatgggctttggagcagtccaactctccagttgcttcgatcatacctcttcatgatcaagtccctcccatgggactcactagtacttacattcgaacttttccgttggtggaacacagcccccaaatgctgatgaccaaggctttcatccgatgcaaaattcgatgcacgcacggaagacccgcctttgcagtaccatggcctttgctccttaaatccatagcccttcttaccgtcgtgttgttcaccgaagtggagcttccaatagctcccgatcatacctccgtatgatctagtccctcacaggactagctgtcgtgtgtattgcattgccacgaactgttccaccatgatccgctgcaccatgtcgcctcctggtgacatctctattgcattctgatccttgtgggatgaactcgaattgtgatccctccatgtgtggcctctgccaatacatcgcaaggtctcttccactttcgattttgttcgctcctttggcaatcgacctttatccacccactcttgggtcacacctagatgaagcatcgctctaggatagtccgtcacctagtagctcccgaagtcccctgacttcgcagcaattagtgcaccattgtttagatcctgggcctctgcccctaccagcacaatctccgctgcgcaccgcttccttcatggcaacttgaatggcaacactgtggcatattcttcaagagtacccgcctccacgtcctcttgccccgtgccaaggccttctaaacccaacttcacctccgcaagttgagtcgccttggttcctccatcaaatgcttctccgagataaggtgtatgtgcccagaagctcctttcgtctttggcaccatgcaagataagttcgctccatcagaatgaaggatccatggaacaacatgatcctgctcttgcctctacaagagttcatgtccttgacctctatccaaggaaagcactgtgcctccgctccatgttccatcttctatgctggctcccttaatgcggcttgggtacttcaccaagttacacccaagttgctccgctcctcattttgcattgagttgatggtggccctcacgcccaccattccacgggtcagccctcccttgaggccaatctccatatcgactccaagtgtgccttcatttgtgttgcttagggtcgctcccccacttgatctcacaatgcatccaccaatgcattctctcaagcatgatcatgcgatgactcctcgccgcttgctcagtccattgagcttcatggagttgttgtttgttgaggtactcctcaacttgtgaggtccgtcccacatgattctccctctggagagccgggacttatccctcctggataactgtcctgttggagcaacatctctcttcgtttcagagaccaccatccccttggactactccgatctactgaacaaactatgcattgttctgcctcttgcaaacacacttgctagattgcgactccacgtcaatacagcccccactgcaccactcaaggcctagcaatatgctgaactcgttgcacacttcagcctcctacgaacgtatccttcacatgccgaagagaaagtttcaatgcttcatggtgctaagtttcggtcgccttgggatggctgcgaacattccatcgtccgcatacaagcccatatatgagtaccgaattctttgagttagcaattcccctcacctctgtgagctttgcacaactctttcggtcgctgagcaactcattccaccttggatggtctcatcctttaccaagcgcctcgcttgccttgagcaccatcaagtatagttgttaacgatgagctgtagctcaaactcagtcatcccaacctttgtgcgctctgcattcttccaagcttgtctgttctcgtggtgcctcttgcgtgaagggttggtcattcctctgaatgtcaatctcagaagaccgctcctccgagcgactcttttccctacatctccatacccgttttcccccaaacggtcgcgtgtgtgctgactgccctcaacgcagccccgctaggtcccccacatttgcatgctaagtatttctatgagtgcttgtcccgctctaataccatctgtcacagacttagctggttttgcctaagtcgtgcggcacccttgcgtgtccatccgtaaatgttagcctccccgaagcctcccatggttccttaggacccacaaaagagaaaacgggttagagtgttaggatcggagcggcactaagagggggggggtgtgaattagtgcagcgaattaaaacttgtaagtttgaaaatgatttcataaaatgtaaggagattttgctttgatagtaacttgagtaaagtaaaaactagaaacttgctgctgtgtagataacaattgcagaaaggtaagtactcacacattcaatgaacacgtca from Musa acuminata AAA Group cultivar baxijiao chromosome BXJ1-3, Cavendish_Baxijiao_AAA, whole genome shotgun sequence encodes the following:
- the LOC135638687 gene encoding uncharacterized protein LOC135638687, giving the protein MVDTGSSANVLYFDAFKRLGLTGGDLTPMASALIGFTGDSISPLGTTVLPITIGEEPRAKTIMTTFMVVNLPSAYNVILDRPTLNKIKVVVSTYHRAIKFLTSTGIRGTRSDPGESRRCYLAAVTLRGKLRPTQVPDPRKNP